tatgtatatagtgttaaaataggatattgtataggtgtatagttttaaagtttttgttttcttcttgctatcacttactatctcacttaccgtttgggagctgctgtagcAAAatcaatttccctgcggggattaataaattatttatttagtatttatttattagttcatttatatgttttacacaatgcatttatttgaataataacGTTTAAAATAATGTCTAATCtattaatttaatattgaaTCCTTCAGGTTTCCATACTAgtttaactgtttaactgttATATCTGTATATCATCAGATATTAATATCATGGTATGATGGTAAGCGTCTTATGGGAGTTCAGTTATTATAATATGATAAAGttcaaacattaatattttacagtttgtatgTATCTCTTGAAATCACCTGCAAGTGTAGCAATTATAATGTTGctgtaattgtttgttttgttaaaccAATTCATAGTTAGTTACATTATATTAGGAAAACTTAAATCATtagagacatacagtacataaggaagagtattgattttattgaaTACGACCTATTGATGATAACATTAATTGAAGCGCTTTACATAAGACATAAagagataatttaaaaaaaaataacaaaataaacttaaattcaataatatttaaaattgaaatacaaattttaaaaatcaacaaaatataataaaataattttaaaaatcaatccGAGTCCGTACAGTAGCTTTACATTTAAACGTGGTGACAAGTGTCCTTGAACGCAGCTTCTGTTACGCCTGGCAGCGGTGCTGAATGCtggcctctgattggcttgcgACTTGTGAGACACAGCCTTTGGTGTGCTCGATGCAACACCAACACGTACCGAACGGGCGGAGATGTTTGTTAGTCCATATACTTTAGTGCAGACTCCACCCGCGCAGGTACTCTCAACTGAAAAACACGCGCTCGCAAGCTTTTACCCAGAACTCGCGCGGAGTTTGGATATTGTACACATATCTGTGGCGGGAGACGCTGAGCGGAGCTGGACAGACGTCATATcgctgtttttatatttcaaatagTGTCAGAATAAAGCGGGACACGAGGGAGAAGCGCGGCATTAAACGCCTTTGCTGGAGGAAAACGCAAAGATGGATGATTTTGGCGTTTATGCGGTGTTTGGCGTGAACGGTCCGCCTCAAAGGCTGCTCAGGTACgacaaacatacatatttcaACAGTAACGTTAACGTGAGATAGTTTTTCAccttcaaactgtgtgtttgttgactttAAGTGTTGTTAAATAACCACATTTCTAAGCATAGGGGGTCATAAATCTAAATCCTCATTGGCGCCTCTTTGTTTATAGAGGATATTGTGTCAGTTAGCTTCTCTGTTATAGGAAAACACACGCCAGTAAATACTTTCCCGTACGTAGCCTTGTTTTTATGGACAGCATGTGACAAATATTCAcgtatttcttctgttttcttccgTGTCAGTGCTGACGGGTCATGCAGGGTGTCTGTTGCAGTCCCGCCCAGTGTCCGGCAGGTGGTGCTGTTCAGCAGCGGGCCGTGGGGGGAGAGGATCTGCGTGAACGCGGAGCTCAACGACGCCGAGCGGATCCCCATCACCATCGGAAAACTCACTCCATACAACAAGTAGGCTGACTCTCTCTGATAGTGTTTTGACTGCTTATCTACATAGTGAAGTTGACTGtgtttgtgatattttcttGTGCATCTATTGTCAATAgatgaatattaataatcaGATTGATTGAAGGAGAAACCTTGCACTGAATCCTGCATCTTACCTCCTCCAGGTGCCTCTCCTGGGAGCAGTGGGAAGAGGAGACATGGACAGACAGCGTCACACTGAAAATCACTCTGGAAGGAGGAAACCTGGTAAATATCAAACGCACCCTTTCAGATTCAGGATTAGGTCCAGCTAGTAGCCATAAGTATGAAAAGGTAACATGGTATGACTTTTATTTAGGTCATTTGGCggtaaaattacaatatttatgCATTGTGATAGACTAAATTGTTGTCTTCACTCTtcacacaaattaaaatatctaaatctGTTCCTGTTTCTTAAATCATTCATTagttttgtttctatttctcTCCTCAGGTAAAAGCAGATTGGTCAGAACCAGAGCTCATCCTGGCTGTGACAGAATACACACCAAAGGTAATCTACGTGAATAATCCCACATCAGGAGCTACGTTCAACAGTCACATTTCTAGCGTTTTGCACTTGTTAATATAACCTGAGTTAACGTTTCCTTCCACTTGTTGTTTCCTACATTTACCACAATCCTTCTCAGCCACCCAGAATATGTAATAACTTGTTGTTTACAGCTGTAGGGAGcccaacatgtttgtgttgtagcattgcattgcattctggtctGTTGAGGCTAATTtactgaataataaatgactgTTCTTCTGACTCTATCTCAGGACACCGTGGCTCCCCTCGCAGCCCGGGAGCTTAACggcaagaggaagagagggcGAATGTCAGAGGAAGGCGGTGATGAGAACAAGGCGGCGAAGAGGGGTGAAGAGGAGAACGTGTGTCCAAATGGTAGCGTGGAGAAGACCACGCCTGTGCGAAAGGCCAGAGGTCAAACCAAAGGAGCCCAGAAGCTGTTCAGCAGTGGAGGAGATGCAGCAAAGATGAAGGgaacaggtgagagagacagagagttatCGCTAATGAAAGTTAGAGCTCGGCGTGGAGGAGTGAAACCTTTCTTTATGTGCCGCGTCGTCCATTAagtctccttctccttttttttacagctaatGGAACAGGAGAGACGCTGGGGATTGTGGGAAGAACGCCTCCTCAGAGTGCAGCCAAGCTGAAGAGTAGGCAGGGCAAGACTCCCACACAGAGCGGTGAGTTTGTGCTTACACATCACAAAGTTCTAGTTGTTTTTaccttcactgtttgttttgtttggtcaCTTTTTTAGTCCTGTAGTTGAGTGTGTTGATGCACATTGCCCACCTGAAGTTACAgaatgatgttttctgtttgtttctcaagTTGTGAGAAGTGTTCAGGAATGTGGCATGAACTCAGCACCTTTCCTTGTGTCTGAAGTTTGTTGTCTCTGGAATGTTTaaactctctttgtttttgagGCACTAACACTTGAAATACAAACAATTCTCTGGTTTTCCCGTAGCCCCATTAGCCAGCCCGTCAGGTCGCTGGGGTCAGACTCTGTGTCCCATCGATGCTCAGACAGCTATTCTGATTGGAGGACAGGGAGCCAGGACGCAGTTCTGCAAAGATCCCATGTGGAAGCTCTGCAcaggtcagtcagtcaaaaataacatttttaaatctgttcaGGCTCCGGTGAGATTTGTGTCCTTTGGTGTCTTGGGGTTCTACGTCAGAGTGTGTTCTTGTCTCCAACAGAGGACATGTCCTGggttgcagcagagactttggCAGAGGGTCCAACACCTGAGGCCAGGATCGGCCACACAGCCACCTACGACCCTGAATCAAGGCGGATCTTTGTGTTTGGAGGCTCCAAAAACAAGAAGTGGTTCAATGATGTTCACATCCTGGACACACAGAGCTGGAAGTGGACCATGGTggaggttagtgtgtgtgtttttacttgtttgttaTAAGTCCCAGTCTCCAGCTCGTCCTTacattctcctcctctctcgtctcctccaGGCTCAAGGTAAAGTTCCTCCTCTGGCCtaccacagctgcagcatgttTCGAGGTGAACTGTTCGTGCTGGGCGGAGTGTTTCCTCGTCCGAACCCGGAGCCCGACGGCTGCAGCGATTCGCTGTATATCTTCGATCCCCACCTCTCCATCTGGTACCAGCCTATTGTAAC
This genomic stretch from Larimichthys crocea isolate SSNF chromosome III, L_crocea_2.0, whole genome shotgun sequence harbors:
- the krcp gene encoding kelch repeat-containing protein, whose translation is MDDFGVYAVFGVNGPPQRLLSADGSCRVSVAVPPSVRQVVLFSSGPWGERICVNAELNDAERIPITIGKLTPYNKCLSWEQWEEETWTDSVTLKITLEGGNLVKADWSEPELILAVTEYTPKDTVAPLAARELNGKRKRGRMSEEGGDENKAAKRGEEENVCPNGSVEKTTPVRKARGQTKGAQKLFSSGGDAAKMKGTANGTGETLGIVGRTPPQSAAKLKSRQGKTPTQSAPLASPSGRWGQTLCPIDAQTAILIGGQGARTQFCKDPMWKLCTEDMSWVAAETLAEGPTPEARIGHTATYDPESRRIFVFGGSKNKKWFNDVHILDTQSWKWTMVEAQGKVPPLAYHSCSMFRGELFVLGGVFPRPNPEPDGCSDSLYIFDPHLSIWYQPIVTGDTPSPRSGHSACVMQERKIFVFGGWDTPVCYNDMYMLDLGLMEFSAVKTTGKAPSPRSWHSSVVLSDTKFLIHGGYNGNNALSDTFIFDIDTSSWTEVRLPQLSVPRAGHSIITMETASHLRFLDESEDAGVDGGAVSRTLLVFGGGDNEGNFYSDLTTVAVEEVLAAI